The sequence AACTATGACAATGGATTCACCAGGATCAAGATAGTTTCTCGAATGGTTTGTTCCATTATCGATAACTGTCGTCACAGAGTCAACCATTGGGAATTGTGTTGATTAGACTGAAGTTGAATGTTAACAAATTTAAAGGATTATACATTAATGATTGTACAGTGCTTGCGGAAAAAGGAAAGAAAAAATCGAAGACAATTGCTATTAAATGGTTAGTGATTGGAAAGTGGAGAGCATGTGAAAAAGGAAGTAAGTGATAGGGAGTTGAAAAAGATTGTTGCAGATTTCCTGGAGATGGGACATGTCGACAATATCTTTGAAATGTTTAAGCGCGACAAAAGCTATTATTGCTGGACTGGAGAGTTGCTTGATGACGAACGGTTCGGTGTTCGTTTAGGCATTACTGTCCTCTTTGAGGAATTGAAACTTCATTGTGAGGATGACATTCATCTCGCCGTGGATTCACTTTGCAATGCACTTAAAGAGAGTCCACCCCATGTTCGTGGCGACGCCGTAAATATTTTAGGGATCATAGGAAGTGAAGATGCACTTGTCTGTGTTCGTAATGCGCTGGAGGATGATTCTCCACAGGTTCGGGAAGTAGCCAAAGACGTTTTGGAGGAATGTGAGTGAAGGATGTTTTTGCTGAAGGGGGGAAGCTCTCGTCAGAATTAAAAGGGTTCGAGCCGAGAGTCGGGCAGCAGGTAATGGCTGAGGCAGTGGCAGAGATTCTGGCTGAGGGGAACGAAAGAACTGATGGGCGCGCCTCACTCCTTCTCGTTGAGGCGGAAACCGGAATCGGAAAAACATTAGCATACCTCGTGCCAGCCCTTCTTTCAGGACAACGTGTTGTTATCTCAACAGCAACAATCAACCTTCAGGATCAGATTGTTAAAAAAGAAATACCTTTGCTTGAAACAGCACTGGAGATGGACATTCCTGCACTTTGCGTTAAGGGGCGTCAGAATTATCTTTGCCATTATCGTTGGTTTCAGTACTGTTCAAATCCTCAAATGTCCCTGTTGGAGGATGATGATATTTCCAAAATTGAGAAATGGTTGCAGAAAACAGAAAGCGGTGACAGGGCTGAACTCGCATGGCTTCCCGATCGTTCACCCCTGTGGCCAAAGATTTCTGCTCAGTCAAATCAATGTATGGGCAGCGATTGTCCAGAATTCCAACTCTGCTTTGTCAATCGTTTACGAAAACGTGCAGGTTCTGCACGAATCCTCATTGTAAATCATCATCTTTTTTTCTCGGATCTGGCACTACGACAAAAAGGGTTTGCTGAGATTTTACCACGCTACCAGGCAGTAGTCTTTGATGAGGCACATCATCTTGAGAATGTTGCTACAGATTTTTTTGGTAAGCATTTCAGTCATTATCAATTGATCGATCTTATCGGTGATATTGAACGACACGCAGAAACTGATCTGGAAGCGTCTGTGTATGATCGACTTATCGGTTCTACTCGTGGTCTCAGGCAGCGACTTGATAATTTTACTGCCCTCTTTCCTGTAGAGAAAGGTCGATATCCATTAACACCACTTGTTGAAAAGCTTGAAGCGTTTGGTTGGCAGGAGGCACTCACCGGGCTCACTCAGGGGCTGAGCACACTTGCCGTGAGGTGTGTAGACCTTGCAGGTCATGGAGAAATCTGGAATCTGTTGTCAGATCGTGCCATCGAGCTTCAAAATATTCTCCTTCATATTGCAAAGCCAGGGGAGGAAGAAGAGGGATATTTTATTCGCTGGTATGAAAGACGTGAAAGAACCGTCAGTCTTTCAGCAACACCTGTTAAGGTTGCAGAAGAATTAGAAAATTGTCTCTATAACTCTGTGCAGTCCTGCATTATGACATCTGCCACTTTAACAACCGGTGGAACATTTAAGTATATGCAGGAGCGCCTTGGTATTGATGATACCTGTAAAACATTGCGTCTGCAGTCCCCCTTTGACTACACGGGTAGAACTTTGTTATATGTACCGGAACAGGGGTTTCCCGAGGCAACCGCAATACATTATAATGCATCTTTAAATGATCGTATTTATGAGTTATTAAAGATCAGCAAAGGTCGGGCACTGGTACTTTTTACTAGCATAAGGGCAATGGATTTTGCTGCAGGGTATCTCAGGGGGAAACTCTTATATCCGCTTCTTGTGCAGGGAACAGCGTCCCGTCATGCATTGCTGGATGAGTTTCGTGAGACCAATGAGTCGGTGCTGCTTGCAGTTGCATCTTTCTGGGAGGGAGTCGATGTCTCTGGAGATTCTTTAAGCTGTGTAATTATAGATAAACTTCCATTCGAAGTACCAAGTGATCCAGTGATTCAGGCAAGGATGAAGGCTATCGAAGCGGATGGGGGAAAGCCTTTTTTTCAGTTCCAGATTCCACGGGCCATTCTTACTCTACGTCAGGGGGTGGGTAGGCTTATGCGTTCTACGAGTGACCGTGGAATAATCGGGATTTTGGATATTCGTTTGTATTCAAAAGGCTATGGAAGAATTTTTCGTGCTAGTCTACCGCCATCTCCTGTGGTACGAACACTTGAAGCTGTGGAAGATTTCTTTACAAGAGAACAAAAATAAGGATAAGAAAATGGCGGATGTCACCAATGCAGGTGTGCCGGAACTATTGCAGGCTATCGCTCCGGAAGTGGAAAAAATTGAACAGATCATGCTGCAGGATTTACGTGAGGCATCAGCCGGGGCGGATCCTCTGTTACGAGAAGTTCTGGAGTATGGTCTTTTGAACGGCGGTAAGCGCCTTCGCCCACTTCTTGTAGTTCTTGCCGCACGTCTGTGCGGATTTAAAGAGGAAAATGACGACAAGGAGACCCTCTACAAGTTAGCCATTGCTTTTGAATACCTCCATTGTGCCACCCTTTTTCATGATGACGTTATTGATCGAGCGGATATGCGCCGTGGAAAGCCATCGGTAAATGAAAAATTTGGTACGATTGCTGCTATTCTTGGCGGTGATTTTCTTCATTCCCGTTCCATGTTTCTTATCGGATCGCTTGGTGGGCGAAAAGCACTCCAGATATTTTGCAACGCTACAAATGCCATGGTTGATGGTGAATTCCTTCAGCTTCGTAATGCCCAAAACTATAATCTCTCAGAAGATGAT comes from Desulfocapsa sulfexigens DSM 10523 and encodes:
- a CDS encoding HEAT repeat domain-containing protein is translated as MKKEVSDRELKKIVADFLEMGHVDNIFEMFKRDKSYYCWTGELLDDERFGVRLGITVLFEELKLHCEDDIHLAVDSLCNALKESPPHVRGDAVNILGIIGSEDALVCVRNALEDDSPQVREVAKDVLEECE
- a CDS encoding ATP-dependent DNA helicase, which encodes MKDVFAEGGKLSSELKGFEPRVGQQVMAEAVAEILAEGNERTDGRASLLLVEAETGIGKTLAYLVPALLSGQRVVISTATINLQDQIVKKEIPLLETALEMDIPALCVKGRQNYLCHYRWFQYCSNPQMSLLEDDDISKIEKWLQKTESGDRAELAWLPDRSPLWPKISAQSNQCMGSDCPEFQLCFVNRLRKRAGSARILIVNHHLFFSDLALRQKGFAEILPRYQAVVFDEAHHLENVATDFFGKHFSHYQLIDLIGDIERHAETDLEASVYDRLIGSTRGLRQRLDNFTALFPVEKGRYPLTPLVEKLEAFGWQEALTGLTQGLSTLAVRCVDLAGHGEIWNLLSDRAIELQNILLHIAKPGEEEEGYFIRWYERRERTVSLSATPVKVAEELENCLYNSVQSCIMTSATLTTGGTFKYMQERLGIDDTCKTLRLQSPFDYTGRTLLYVPEQGFPEATAIHYNASLNDRIYELLKISKGRALVLFTSIRAMDFAAGYLRGKLLYPLLVQGTASRHALLDEFRETNESVLLAVASFWEGVDVSGDSLSCVIIDKLPFEVPSDPVIQARMKAIEADGGKPFFQFQIPRAILTLRQGVGRLMRSTSDRGIIGILDIRLYSKGYGRIFRASLPPSPVVRTLEAVEDFFTREQK
- a CDS encoding polyprenyl synthetase family protein, giving the protein MADVTNAGVPELLQAIAPEVEKIEQIMLQDLREASAGADPLLREVLEYGLLNGGKRLRPLLVVLAARLCGFKEENDDKETLYKLAIAFEYLHCATLFHDDVIDRADMRRGKPSVNEKFGTIAAILGGDFLHSRSMFLIGSLGGRKALQIFCNATNAMVDGEFLQLRNAQNYNLSEDDYLAAVKGKTALLIAATCEIGAIAAGASTAKQLALAQYGISLGTAFQIVDDLLDYMGDVAKTGKVIGNDFQEGKMTLPVILTIAEANTEDKASLLFLLENTSARRDGFPEAFEIIQRYDGFGRSRKSAESVVAKAVAGLEIFSGKNVSPILTIFKALAQYVLTREK